One genomic region from Saprospiraceae bacterium encodes:
- a CDS encoding T9SS type A sorting domain-containing protein — protein sequence MKFTSQGYKHLARWFIWIFSTIIFILAGDLHSQCLPHNISSPNAINDVIYACAGDGKPDNVIFAKLDTSHTKYAFVLADAGDNIIMVQNTPTFNFDGGNPKAFRVWGLSYTDTIKYTIGLDVTSITAVGGCIRLSENVIRVVREVPAAQDAFFKNGGQDTFICFNNATKDTLVMELPARSTGNLVFLVTTFNGTIIDEFFDKTYVIESLPPDTYLIYQVVYTGNLIIANGLSNISNAAISDGCYSVGINAVRLDIDSLLAVSIEPINQQSIFCPGDGKADDFFVRFTGGQASATALVLLDENNICHDISHTNAFNLDTNPEGNYTIRALGYSGTLLLKVGDTVLIEGSVPMSSDCFIWSSNSIPVSLFVPKGGLLTTSTNDTLLFACPGDNLPDRIIFTAKNNSKTNYNVLIVNEIGKILSVTPLGTFIDFEAYQVGVCRAYGVAYTGQFFAQKDSLLNRVLASGCYDVSENFLTITKSVAKGGSISLKGGATSYFACPTHTESRKLNLERKLNSVSPYDYVLTTEGGLILDFIKNDSLSFESTSLSSLRIYGVAYSGKKVITKASNLFVSSYSDGCYSISDNFIRVSFELPRGGGILLPNGSAKELFCPSESGNKIITFRNVNVSSNPYDFIITDSTLKIVDIVSSFNYNFDSLPHGQYFVYGVSYFGDRSVNKGSLLRLDTYSDDCFEFSAGRIEVVVGEIDGGRLTTSEGSDRVFTCPSNLDQDIIQMIPINDRSLGYRYILANEQDIIVGFSSVDKIDFGNAAINSRCRIYGVAYKGDFTGVINRNVFQTAYSDKCYDVSKNYVLVTKTVPPPHRIITSLKDSVITLCAGDSIADTIKVSTSDTLGFKVAYLGVENNKISKVYSTNRLEFEHDSAGLLKIYSVIYTGKLLVSAGVDMVSGLAISDDCFSLSSNFVIIDKVRQGPFCIITASRDELLMSKVAIYPNPSRNSPLHITWDADQSIIHMNGSIQLIDIYGRTIWVQNIRISENNHTVIYPTLPNGIYIIKLNAGMHSISRKLVVVVK from the coding sequence ATGAAGTTCACTTCACAGGGCTATAAGCATCTTGCACGATGGTTTATCTGGATTTTTTCGACCATAATTTTTATTTTGGCGGGAGATCTACATTCGCAATGTCTTCCCCATAATATCTCTTCTCCAAATGCTATCAATGATGTGATATATGCCTGTGCCGGAGATGGCAAGCCAGACAATGTGATATTTGCAAAGTTGGACACTTCTCATACCAAGTACGCATTCGTCCTTGCGGACGCAGGAGATAATATTATTATGGTGCAGAACACACCTACGTTTAACTTCGATGGGGGCAATCCTAAAGCGTTCAGGGTGTGGGGACTGTCTTATACAGATACGATAAAATATACCATTGGTTTGGATGTTACGAGCATCACGGCAGTTGGTGGATGTATAAGGTTGTCAGAAAATGTAATTCGGGTGGTCAGGGAGGTGCCTGCTGCTCAAGATGCTTTCTTTAAAAATGGCGGTCAGGATACCTTTATTTGCTTTAATAATGCGACCAAGGACACTCTGGTCATGGAATTACCTGCAAGGTCCACAGGCAACTTAGTATTTTTGGTGACCACATTTAATGGGACCATAATAGATGAATTTTTTGATAAAACATATGTAATAGAATCCTTGCCACCTGATACTTACCTAATATATCAAGTGGTCTATACAGGCAATCTGATTATTGCAAATGGTTTGAGCAATATTTCAAATGCAGCTATATCCGATGGCTGTTATTCTGTTGGTATCAATGCAGTGCGACTTGATATTGATAGTTTATTGGCCGTTTCGATTGAACCAATAAATCAACAATCTATTTTTTGCCCAGGTGATGGCAAGGCAGATGATTTTTTTGTGCGTTTTACAGGTGGTCAGGCATCAGCTACGGCTTTGGTTTTATTGGACGAAAACAATATTTGTCACGATATCAGCCACACCAATGCTTTCAATCTGGACACAAATCCTGAAGGAAATTACACGATCAGGGCTTTAGGGTATTCTGGGACTTTGTTGTTAAAAGTAGGTGACACTGTCTTAATTGAAGGATCTGTCCCTATGTCGAGTGATTGTTTTATCTGGTCATCAAATAGTATCCCTGTCTCCCTTTTTGTACCTAAGGGAGGCCTCCTCACTACCAGTACCAATGATACCCTACTGTTTGCATGTCCTGGAGATAACCTACCAGATAGGATCATTTTTACTGCCAAAAATAATTCTAAAACAAATTATAATGTATTGATAGTAAATGAGATAGGCAAAATCTTGTCCGTAACACCCTTAGGCACTTTTATCGATTTTGAAGCTTATCAAGTGGGTGTTTGTCGAGCATATGGTGTAGCCTACACCGGACAGTTTTTCGCTCAAAAGGATTCACTACTGAATAGGGTGCTTGCTTCAGGTTGTTATGATGTGTCTGAAAATTTTCTAACCATAACTAAATCTGTTGCCAAAGGTGGGTCTATTAGTTTAAAGGGTGGGGCTACCTCTTATTTTGCATGTCCTACACACACCGAATCACGAAAACTAAATCTGGAGCGCAAATTGAATAGCGTGTCACCCTACGATTATGTATTGACTACGGAAGGCGGTCTGATATTGGATTTTATTAAAAATGATAGTCTCTCTTTCGAATCTACCTCACTTTCTTCCTTAAGAATCTACGGGGTAGCCTATTCGGGCAAAAAAGTGATTACGAAGGCTAGCAATCTTTTTGTGTCTTCGTATTCTGATGGTTGTTATAGTATCTCTGATAACTTCATCAGGGTGAGTTTTGAACTCCCAAGAGGTGGTGGTATCCTATTACCTAATGGAAGCGCCAAAGAATTATTTTGCCCTTCAGAATCTGGAAATAAAATTATAACTTTTAGAAATGTCAATGTTTCCTCCAATCCTTATGATTTTATAATCACAGACAGCACGCTCAAAATTGTGGATATTGTATCCAGTTTCAACTACAATTTTGACTCACTGCCTCATGGCCAGTACTTTGTATATGGGGTATCCTATTTCGGTGATAGGTCAGTCAATAAAGGTTCGTTGTTGCGCCTTGATACATATTCTGACGATTGTTTTGAATTTTCAGCCGGTAGAATCGAGGTGGTAGTTGGGGAAATAGATGGAGGCAGGCTCACCACTTCCGAAGGCAGTGATCGGGTATTCACTTGTCCATCTAATCTGGATCAGGATATTATCCAAATGATCCCAATCAATGACCGATCACTCGGGTACCGATATATTTTGGCTAATGAACAAGACATCATAGTAGGTTTTAGCTCTGTTGATAAGATAGATTTCGGCAATGCTGCTATCAACTCCAGGTGCCGTATATATGGTGTAGCTTATAAAGGTGATTTTACAGGAGTGATAAATAGAAATGTTTTTCAAACTGCTTATTCTGACAAGTGTTATGATGTTTCCAAGAATTACGTTTTGGTCACTAAAACGGTACCCCCTCCCCACCGGATCATTACTTCACTGAAAGACTCAGTAATTACTTTGTGTGCAGGAGATTCTATAGCAGATACGATTAAGGTATCTACTAGTGATACCCTTGGATTCAAAGTTGCTTATTTGGGAGTTGAAAATAATAAGATATCAAAAGTATATTCCACCAATCGGCTTGAGTTTGAACATGATAGTGCAGGACTCCTCAAAATTTATTCAGTGATTTATACTGGCAAATTATTGGTGAGCGCAGGCGTAGATATGGTGAGTGGATTAGCCATATCCGATGACTGTTTTTCTTTGTCTTCCAATTTTGTCATCATCGATAAAGTGAGGCAAGGCCCTTTTTGTATTATAACTGCCTCCAGGGACGAACTATTGATGAGCAAAGTCGCCATCTATCCCAACCCTAGTCGTAACAGTCCCCTTCATATCACCTGGGATGCAGATCAATCAATCATTCATATGAATGGAAGTATACAACTAATAGATATATACGGTAGAACTATTTGGGTTCAAAACATTCGTATATCAGAAAATAACCATACAGTAATCTATCCAACATTACCTAACGGTATATATATCATTAAATTGAACGCAGGGATGCATTCTATTTCAAGAAAATTAGTAGTAGTAGTAAAATAA
- the rplS gene encoding 50S ribosomal protein L19 yields the protein MQYIQQQLLKDRTQIDVKPGDNVNVSYKIIEGDKERIQNFKGDVIQISGSGLTKTICIRKISNGVGVERIFPLNSPNIVEIELLKKGKVRRAKLYYLRALSGKKARIKEKKLPVSTQSSDKVNS from the coding sequence ATTCAATATATTCAACAACAACTACTGAAAGACAGGACACAAATCGATGTTAAACCTGGTGATAATGTCAATGTAAGCTACAAAATTATTGAAGGAGATAAAGAACGTATCCAGAATTTTAAGGGCGATGTCATCCAAATCTCAGGCAGTGGCTTAACTAAAACTATCTGCATTCGCAAAATTTCCAACGGTGTAGGTGTCGAGAGGATATTTCCTTTAAACTCACCCAATATTGTAGAAATAGAGCTTCTGAAAAAAGGTAAAGTTAGAAGAGCTAAACTTTATTACCTACGTGCGTTGTCTGGTAAGAAGGCTCGTATCAAAGAAAAGAAGTTGCCTGTAAGCACTCAATCTTCAGATAAAGTAAATTCTTAA
- a CDS encoding metallophosphoesterase, with protein MSSRILILIILLIGIDAYSYQWFKQLFPTQVLSLKIIANIVFWLGTLISIFLFVTYFTGASDKLPNQLLVYLRAFAFISYFAKFVSLPIMLIDDIRRGAGYVIKSISPTYAYNPSRSRFLSTLGAAVAGIPFFTLFYGMARNAYRYTTHKIKIPVKNLHPSLEGLRIVQISDIHSGSFTAVDPIRKSIDIVNKLKPDLLFFTGDLVNYKADEVEPYLDIFSQMKGKYGSFSIFGNHDYGDYAQWSTPQSKIDNLEKLKNHHKEIGWDLLLNRHQVVEINGQKISVIGVENFSASHRFSKYGNLANAYEGTPNDSLKLLLSHDPSHWDFEVTKQFQDIAVTCSGHTHGFQFGIEIPGYLKWSPSQYMYKEWAGLYQQNNQHLYVNRGFGFLGYPGRVGILPEITLIELTTA; from the coding sequence ATGTCCAGCAGAATCCTTATCCTTATTATTCTTCTCATTGGTATAGATGCCTATAGCTACCAATGGTTCAAACAGCTCTTCCCTACTCAGGTGCTTAGCTTAAAAATCATCGCCAATATTGTATTTTGGTTAGGTACTCTGATCTCCATTTTCTTATTTGTGACTTATTTCACTGGTGCCTCGGATAAGCTGCCCAACCAACTTTTGGTATACCTCAGGGCATTCGCTTTCATTAGTTATTTTGCGAAATTTGTTAGCTTACCGATCATGTTGATTGATGACATACGGCGAGGAGCAGGATATGTGATCAAGTCTATTAGCCCTACTTATGCCTACAACCCCAGTCGATCCCGATTTTTAAGCACACTGGGTGCTGCTGTCGCCGGTATACCTTTTTTTACCTTGTTTTATGGCATGGCGCGCAATGCCTACCGGTATACTACACACAAGATAAAAATCCCGGTAAAAAATCTACATCCTTCTCTGGAAGGGTTGCGAATAGTACAGATATCAGATATCCATAGTGGAAGCTTCACCGCAGTCGACCCGATTAGAAAAAGTATAGATATCGTCAACAAATTAAAGCCTGATCTTTTGTTTTTCACCGGCGACCTGGTCAATTATAAGGCAGACGAGGTGGAACCTTACCTGGATATATTTTCTCAAATGAAAGGAAAATATGGTAGTTTCTCCATTTTTGGAAATCATGATTACGGTGATTATGCCCAATGGTCTACGCCTCAATCCAAAATAGACAATCTTGAGAAACTAAAAAATCATCATAAAGAGATAGGATGGGATTTGCTTTTAAACCGTCACCAGGTAGTAGAGATCAATGGACAAAAAATCAGTGTTATAGGTGTAGAAAACTTTTCTGCCTCTCACAGATTTTCTAAATATGGCAACCTTGCAAACGCATATGAGGGTACTCCCAATGATAGTTTAAAACTTTTATTGTCCCATGACCCCAGCCATTGGGATTTTGAGGTCACTAAGCAATTTCAGGACATCGCTGTCACTTGTTCAGGGCACACCCATGGTTTTCAGTTTGGTATAGAGATCCCGGGATACTTAAAATGGAGCCCTAGCCAATATATGTATAAGGAGTGGGCGGGATTATATCAACAAAACAATCAACATTTATATGTCAATAGAGGCTTTGGATTTTTGGGCTACCCGGGAAGAGTGGGTATTCTACCAGAAATTACACTAATAGAATTGACGACTGCATGA
- the topA gene encoding type I DNA topoisomerase — MGKKLLIVESPAKAKTIEKYLGEEYQVKSSFGHVRDLEKGKRGIEIDNNFQPNYIVSPEKHKVVKELKDSARKASEVWLATDEDREGEAIAWHLCEVLDLDPKITKRIVFHEITKPAIQAAVLNPRKVDLDLVNAQQARRVLDRLVGFELSELLWRKIKNNLSAGRVQSVAVKLIVEREREIRNFEVTPFFKVSALFKVQDKEGRNYTIKAERPERFDDMAGARAFLESCKKAAFTIKTIEVKPLRRKPAAPFTTSTLQQEASRKLGFSVSRTMVTAQRLYEQGLITYMRTDSTSLSATAIQQITQEITSSFGSQYVEQRTYKSKTANAQEAHEAIRPSYIDRQEVSSIRDEQRLYELIWKRAIASQMADAELEKTIVKIGISTMPQEYLQAEGEIIKFDGFLKVYLESEDEEEEAHDETILPPLTVGQQLDLRKMEAIQRFTRPPARYTEASLVKKLEELGIGRPSTYAPTISKIMETGRGYVIKELREGTERKFEVLTLEQGVIKQHTDKEITGAAKNNLFPTDMGMLVVDFLNKNFEEIMNYSFTAEIEKKFDVIADGKMEWHQMIDSFYHPFHKKLEDTLQNTGRESGKRILGTDPKSGNTVFVRMARFGPVVQIGDTDEVKEEEKPEFANLKAGQSMENISFEQAMELFKLPKTLGNFEDKEVTIGQGRFGPYVKYDEGFISIPRNEDPLSITMERAIELINDKRTADAPVANYKQMPITKGKGRFGPFLKWNDLYVNVSPKYNFDQLDARTAIELVVAKEEKEAKRFINNWEEEKISVQNGRWGPTIFFGKKYFNFPKDKEGNRITAEEAANYKLEEVKAIIEANDPKAFTKKTKVTKAKVSTTNAKSTIAKKPAKKVITIKKKVKA, encoded by the coding sequence ATGGGAAAAAAACTGCTAATCGTAGAGTCTCCGGCAAAAGCTAAAACCATCGAAAAATACCTTGGCGAGGAGTACCAGGTCAAATCGAGCTTTGGCCATGTAAGAGACTTGGAAAAAGGCAAAAGAGGGATCGAAATAGACAATAATTTTCAGCCTAATTACATCGTCAGTCCTGAAAAACACAAAGTCGTCAAAGAACTCAAAGACTCAGCCAGAAAAGCATCTGAAGTATGGCTCGCGACGGACGAAGATCGGGAGGGAGAGGCTATAGCCTGGCACCTTTGTGAGGTACTCGATCTTGATCCTAAAATCACCAAACGAATTGTATTTCATGAAATCACCAAACCCGCTATCCAGGCAGCCGTACTCAATCCGCGCAAAGTCGATCTCGACCTGGTCAATGCGCAGCAGGCTAGACGAGTCCTGGATCGATTGGTGGGATTCGAACTATCAGAACTATTGTGGAGAAAAATAAAAAACAATCTTTCAGCAGGTCGTGTACAATCAGTAGCAGTAAAACTAATCGTAGAAAGGGAAAGGGAAATCCGAAACTTTGAAGTTACTCCGTTTTTTAAAGTAAGCGCTTTATTCAAAGTCCAGGACAAAGAAGGACGCAACTATACCATCAAAGCTGAGCGCCCGGAACGTTTTGATGATATGGCCGGCGCCAGAGCCTTCCTCGAATCATGCAAAAAAGCAGCTTTTACGATTAAGACTATTGAAGTCAAGCCACTCAGACGAAAGCCCGCTGCACCTTTTACCACTTCTACTCTTCAACAGGAAGCTTCTCGAAAACTGGGCTTTTCTGTCTCTCGCACCATGGTCACCGCACAGCGATTGTACGAACAGGGATTGATCACCTATATGAGGACTGACTCCACTTCTTTGAGTGCAACAGCCATACAACAAATCACGCAGGAAATTACCAGCAGTTTTGGCTCCCAATATGTAGAGCAGAGGACTTACAAAAGCAAAACAGCCAACGCCCAGGAAGCTCACGAGGCCATCAGGCCATCTTATATCGATAGACAGGAAGTATCCTCGATCAGAGATGAGCAGCGGTTGTATGAACTGATATGGAAAAGGGCAATTGCTTCGCAAATGGCCGATGCTGAATTAGAAAAGACGATAGTTAAAATAGGCATCTCCACCATGCCACAGGAGTATCTCCAGGCGGAAGGTGAAATTATAAAATTTGATGGTTTCCTCAAAGTGTATCTGGAATCGGAAGATGAAGAAGAAGAGGCTCACGATGAAACTATCCTGCCTCCCCTCACCGTCGGACAACAACTCGACCTGCGAAAAATGGAAGCCATCCAACGATTTACCAGGCCTCCAGCTCGATATACCGAAGCCAGCCTTGTAAAAAAACTGGAGGAATTAGGCATAGGCCGACCTTCCACCTATGCACCTACTATTTCAAAAATCATGGAAACAGGGAGAGGTTATGTAATCAAAGAATTAAGAGAGGGTACCGAAAGGAAATTTGAAGTGCTCACCCTTGAGCAAGGTGTGATCAAACAACATACAGACAAAGAAATTACGGGAGCTGCTAAAAATAATTTATTTCCTACGGATATGGGTATGCTGGTCGTCGATTTTCTCAATAAAAACTTTGAGGAAATCATGAATTACAGCTTTACGGCGGAGATTGAAAAGAAATTTGATGTGATAGCAGACGGCAAAATGGAATGGCATCAGATGATTGACTCTTTTTATCATCCATTCCACAAAAAACTCGAAGACACCCTCCAAAATACAGGTAGAGAAAGCGGCAAACGAATCCTGGGTACCGATCCAAAATCCGGCAACACCGTTTTTGTCCGGATGGCCAGATTTGGACCTGTCGTGCAGATCGGAGATACTGATGAGGTAAAGGAAGAAGAAAAACCAGAGTTTGCCAATCTCAAAGCTGGCCAATCCATGGAAAACATCAGCTTTGAACAGGCTATGGAACTGTTTAAATTACCAAAAACGCTCGGAAATTTTGAAGATAAAGAAGTAACTATTGGCCAGGGAAGATTTGGCCCTTATGTAAAATACGATGAAGGATTCATCTCCATCCCTCGCAACGAAGATCCTTTGTCTATCACTATGGAACGGGCAATTGAACTCATCAATGACAAAAGGACTGCTGATGCTCCTGTAGCCAATTATAAACAGATGCCCATCACTAAAGGCAAAGGTCGATTCGGCCCATTTTTGAAGTGGAATGATCTGTACGTAAATGTTTCTCCCAAATACAATTTTGATCAACTCGATGCCAGGACAGCTATCGAATTAGTGGTGGCCAAAGAAGAGAAAGAAGCTAAGAGGTTTATCAACAATTGGGAAGAGGAAAAAATAAGCGTTCAGAATGGCAGATGGGGACCGACCATATTCTTTGGAAAAAAATATTTCAATTTCCCAAAAGACAAGGAAGGTAACAGGATCACTGCCGAAGAAGCTGCAAACTATAAATTGGAAGAAGTAAAAGCCATCATCGAGGCCAATGATCCCAAGGCTTTTACCAAAAAGACCAAAGTCACTAAAGCCAAAGTCAGCACTACAAATGCAAAAAGTACGATCGCTAAAAAACCAGCTAAAAAGGTAATTACTATAAAGAAAAAAGTAAAAGCTTAG
- a CDS encoding T9SS type A sorting domain-containing protein, which yields MNYAYRLATLCLFFCLTNQFISAQCVSGKKVETFGGDTLVYSCPDDQSDIISFKPYTYSTPFIFVITDDRDTIRRISTSGKLDFNGLNNPEYHVYGYSYKGNIKKVIGQHIGSARITDLCYEQSLNYIVIIREYPLSPVIDAQSFSPVFVCAPDGKADPIKINSTFPSRSLHKYVVVDETSTLVAIYEEPDFDADQLNCKTCKAYAVSYTGDFIGKVGAKINDMLASDCHAVSTNFLTLVRDTPKGGSISLSDDQSSLFICSSSIKNQTIPLVLKNNSAGYVRYIITDTADKVLAIQTNAELPASVLANGICRIWGLTYTGTLFTEGLGKKILNILWSDDCYALTTSYITISKSLPDGGKIAFQGLSAGDIIRCLDDKADIVQFESIGEVGPKQLWVLSDTTDHIISWTGVSSIDVNNWPVTTRRMYHLTFTGDTTLQIGQSVSASASDDCYDYSDNYLTILTDVPDPGTITFDDLTMEKFVCINDSAGMLLHIKNLSASRLNLTYVLTDSMGRVIRYQNNQSFNLSSSEKGKYNLYAISYAGALNLEGNQIEAKDLASGCFKVSGQPLKLTVGEARAGSIKFENGKDSILLCSNSNLVSARLTSSTAHLTPFVFVLTNVQDTVIRILKTDTFNLNGSSRGLCKIWGLAYTGELRLKTGDYFPGTLASTGCNERSSNALILIKDRPEGGDIALVNGDTSFLVCYKDGWPDLLNIKKSSSSLLPYQYVATDEQNLIIQLNVGNVNLELLPSQVKKIYGVSYLGLVTAKVGESITEADFASDCYELSRNVIHVNNEEIRAGNIRLEQNLAVLDLCLQSQSVDTFKLSVNGSTAGVSYYFIGIKDDTLRFVSKAGQFTSQDCPEGSTQIFGIAFKGNFLALPGDKISAHRLVDSCYGVSTNSILVRKYQPEAGIINANGNTSFYLCPGDGQADFVSLSAVGAAPLSYAYVVTNAGDSIIAVSTQSIFDLDTFPIGLCKIYGLSYNGLLNGHSKFIQDNNLVNGCFEVTDSFIRVFKAPADGGRLEIFGGDTVINICVEDLAADTIRFNYNSSVALKYALLVTDAQNRLQSVIQDLSGRHDFNGSDPGVCRVYGVSYGGILTAFRNDDITKSKLASGCYDLSDNYVTINKSNTGGLCKNLGVTPENKVFLSVYPNPASDLVKIRLKSKYLTGGRPQLSVSNISGGINKKIILDSQITDNQDIIINTSDLKPGMYFIMFQNGYIFDSIKLTVLK from the coding sequence ATGAACTATGCATATAGACTGGCTACGCTATGTCTTTTTTTCTGCCTTACCAACCAATTTATATCTGCCCAATGCGTATCTGGTAAAAAAGTCGAAACTTTTGGAGGAGATACTTTGGTCTATTCGTGTCCGGATGACCAATCTGATATCATTTCATTTAAGCCGTACACTTATTCAACTCCTTTTATTTTTGTGATTACTGATGATCGGGATACCATCAGAAGGATTTCAACTTCAGGCAAACTTGACTTTAATGGATTGAACAATCCTGAATATCATGTATATGGGTATTCTTACAAAGGCAATATCAAAAAAGTCATTGGGCAGCATATTGGTAGTGCCAGAATCACTGATTTGTGTTATGAGCAATCACTCAATTATATCGTGATCATTAGAGAATATCCCCTTTCACCAGTGATTGATGCTCAAAGTTTTTCACCGGTCTTTGTTTGTGCTCCTGATGGTAAGGCCGACCCTATAAAAATTAATTCAACTTTTCCATCCAGGAGCCTGCATAAGTATGTGGTGGTTGATGAAACCAGCACATTGGTTGCGATCTATGAGGAACCTGATTTTGATGCTGATCAGCTTAATTGTAAGACTTGTAAGGCTTACGCAGTAAGTTATACAGGAGATTTCATAGGTAAGGTGGGAGCTAAAATCAACGATATGCTGGCCAGTGACTGTCATGCTGTCAGTACGAACTTTCTGACCCTTGTTAGAGATACTCCTAAAGGGGGAAGCATTTCCCTTTCAGATGACCAATCATCTCTATTTATTTGTTCTTCAAGTATAAAGAATCAAACTATTCCTTTGGTTTTAAAAAACAATTCTGCAGGGTATGTGCGGTATATCATAACCGATACAGCTGACAAAGTATTAGCTATCCAAACCAATGCTGAATTGCCCGCTTCTGTGCTGGCCAACGGAATTTGCAGGATCTGGGGATTGACTTATACAGGCACACTGTTCACCGAGGGTTTGGGTAAAAAAATCTTAAATATATTATGGTCTGACGATTGTTATGCATTGACGACGAGTTATATCACTATATCTAAATCATTGCCTGATGGGGGCAAAATTGCTTTCCAAGGGTTATCTGCCGGCGATATTATCCGTTGCCTTGATGACAAAGCCGATATAGTCCAATTTGAATCCATAGGTGAGGTCGGACCTAAGCAACTCTGGGTCCTTTCAGATACGACTGACCACATAATATCCTGGACAGGAGTTTCTTCTATCGATGTCAATAATTGGCCGGTGACCACTCGTAGAATGTATCATCTCACCTTTACTGGAGATACGACGCTACAAATAGGGCAATCTGTATCTGCATCGGCTTCAGATGATTGTTATGACTATTCAGATAATTATCTAACCATTCTTACTGATGTGCCGGATCCGGGGACGATCACATTTGACGATCTGACCATGGAAAAATTTGTCTGTATCAATGATAGTGCAGGGATGCTCTTACACATCAAAAACCTTTCTGCTTCCAGGCTTAACCTTACATATGTATTGACTGATAGTATGGGTAGGGTAATAAGATATCAAAACAATCAAAGTTTTAATCTTTCATCTAGCGAAAAGGGCAAATATAATTTGTATGCGATCTCCTACGCAGGTGCCTTAAACCTCGAAGGCAATCAAATTGAGGCTAAGGATCTGGCATCAGGTTGTTTTAAAGTATCTGGTCAACCTCTTAAGCTCACTGTCGGCGAAGCAAGAGCTGGAAGTATAAAGTTTGAAAACGGCAAAGACAGTATCTTGTTGTGTTCAAATTCCAATCTGGTCTCGGCCAGGTTGACTTCTTCTACAGCTCACTTGACTCCTTTTGTGTTCGTCTTGACAAATGTTCAGGATACCGTGATAAGGATTCTGAAGACAGATACATTTAATCTTAACGGTAGCTCACGTGGTTTATGTAAAATTTGGGGTCTGGCATACACTGGAGAGCTGAGATTGAAGACAGGCGATTATTTTCCAGGTACATTGGCTTCTACCGGATGTAACGAAAGATCATCTAATGCGCTCATACTCATCAAGGATCGACCTGAAGGGGGAGATATTGCCTTGGTCAATGGAGATACTTCATTCCTTGTTTGTTATAAGGATGGGTGGCCGGATTTATTAAACATCAAAAAGTCTTCAAGTTCGCTTTTGCCTTACCAATATGTAGCCACTGATGAGCAAAATTTAATCATTCAACTAAATGTGGGAAATGTTAATTTGGAGTTGTTGCCAAGCCAGGTCAAAAAAATATATGGAGTTTCTTATTTGGGATTGGTCACCGCAAAGGTGGGTGAAAGTATAACTGAGGCGGACTTTGCCAGTGACTGTTATGAATTAAGTCGAAATGTAATCCATGTCAATAATGAGGAAATCAGGGCCGGAAATATCCGTCTTGAACAAAACCTTGCCGTATTAGACCTTTGTCTTCAATCACAGTCTGTAGATACATTTAAGTTGAGTGTCAATGGAAGTACAGCTGGAGTGTCCTACTATTTTATTGGGATCAAAGATGATACCTTGCGATTTGTATCTAAGGCGGGTCAATTTACCAGCCAGGATTGTCCAGAAGGCTCTACCCAAATATTTGGAATCGCATTTAAAGGCAATTTTTTGGCCCTGCCAGGCGATAAAATTTCTGCCCATAGACTTGTTGACAGTTGTTACGGGGTTTCTACTAATTCTATTCTCGTGAGAAAATACCAACCAGAAGCAGGAATCATAAATGCCAATGGCAACACCAGCTTCTATCTATGCCCGGGTGATGGACAGGCAGATTTCGTGTCCTTGTCTGCTGTAGGTGCAGCCCCATTGTCGTATGCTTATGTAGTCACTAATGCCGGCGATAGCATCATCGCAGTGAGTACTCAGTCAATATTTGACCTGGATACTTTCCCGATTGGATTATGCAAAATATATGGTCTATCTTACAATGGCCTATTAAATGGTCATAGTAAATTTATTCAGGACAATAATCTGGTAAATGGTTGCTTTGAAGTCACCGATAGCTTCATTAGGGTGTTTAAAGCACCAGCTGATGGTGGCAGGTTAGAAATATTTGGAGGTGATACAGTGATAAATATTTGCGTAGAGGATCTTGCGGCTGATACGATTCGCTTCAATTATAATTCATCTGTTGCTTTGAAATATGCATTGTTAGTCACAGATGCTCAAAACAGATTGCAGTCGGTCATTCAGGATTTATCAGGGCGCCATGATTTTAATGGGTCAGATCCCGGCGTCTGCAGAGTATATGGTGTCTCCTATGGGGGGATACTTACTGCATTCAGGAATGATGATATTACAAAGTCGAAACTGGCCAGTGGATGTTATGATTTATCTGACAATTACGTGACTATCAATAAGTCAAATACGGGAGGTTTATGTAAAAACCTAGGGGTCACACCAGAGAATAAGGTGTTTTTGTCAGTCTATCCAAATCCAGCTTCCGATTTGGTCAAAATTAGGTTAAAATCCAAATATTTGACCGGTGGAAGGCCGCAGCTCAGTGTGTCGAATATATCAGGTGGTATAAATAAAAAAATAATTTTAGATAGTCAAATAACTGACAATCAAGATATTATCATAAATACAAGTGATCTTAAGCCAGGAATGTATTTTATAATGTTCCAAAATGGTTATATATTTGATAGCATCAAGCTTACTGTATTAAAATAA